In Spirosoma sp. KUDC1026, the sequence GAGACAACGAACTCTGGCTACGCTGGGCGGCCTTATTACACGACATTGCCAAGCCGGCTACCAAGCGTTTTGACCAGAAAGCAGGCTGGACCTTTCACGGTCACGAAGACCTGGGCGCACGCTGGACACCGGGCATTTTCCGGACGATGAAGCTCCCCCTTAATGAGCACATGCGCTTTGTACAGAAGCTCGTCCGTCTGCACCTGCGTCCCATTGCGCTGACGAAAGAACAGATAACCGACTCAGCATTACGTCGATTGCTGGTCGATGCCGGTGATGATCTGGACGGTCTGATGGCGCTTTGCCGGGCGGATATTACGTCGAAGAATTACGAAAAAGTGCAGAAACACCTCCGCAATTTTGACAAGGTTGAACGGAAGCTCCACGATCTGGAAGAGCGGGATAAACTCCGTAATTTCCAGCCTGTCGTCACGGGCGAGCTGATTATGGAAGCCTTTAATCTAACCCCATCCAAAGAAGTCGGGGAACTGAAAACCGTTCTCCGGGAAGCCATCCTGGATGGACTCGTGCCCAACACCCTTGAAGGCGCTTTTCCAATGCTTATTGAGGAAGGGAAAAAACGCGGTCTAACGGTGGTTAAGAAACTTGATGAAATTCAACCAATAGTTACTGAAAATCAGCATACTGAATCAAATGGATAACAATACCAATTTCCGGCGCTTTTTCGGCGCATCGCTCACCATCCTGGGTGTAGTCGTCATCCTGTTTGCCCTGATCGCCTTCCTGTCTGACGGGAAGCCCGTGCTAGGTCTGCGCGTATCGCACGGCGAGGCAGCTGCTCCGTTCATTGTCGGAATGATATTCCTGATTACGGGCGTAAATCTAGTTCGGGAGTCGTAGAGCTGCCGACTTATTTGGATACCTGCGCGGTTAGCAACCAAGGGTACGTATTGACAGGTTCGGGCAGTCCATTCGGCTGAATCTGCAAATACATAAGGTGTAGATGGGTCGGCGAGCGGGTCTTATAGGCATTGTAGCCCGTTCGCCCCATATCGGCCAGCTTCTGCCCCGCCTGCACCCACTGCCCGGGCGTTACGTAGATTTCGTTATTGTGAGCGTAGTAGAATAAGCCGTGGAGGGTTGGGTCATACACCCATATCCAGTTGCCACCCCGATACTCAGAGCCCGGCTTCCAGCCGGTTTCAATGGCCAGCACCAGCCCATTGCTCATCGCCAGTACATCGGCGGGTTTACTGGTTCGGTCGTCCAGCGCATCCTGATTGCGGTCGGCGATAAAAATATCCTGCGCCGGGTGGCTGCCCCGTACGTTGTAGTCAAACAGATCGAATCCTTTGCCCCGATAGCCTTCGCCATGTGTGCCCCCGATCGCACTGGTAGCATATCCCCGGATCGGAAAAGCGAAGTAGCGCCCACTCCGGTACAGACTATCGCGCTGCAGCGAATCCTGACTGGCGTTCGCCCGACTACGGAAACGCTCCTGCAGGCCATGCATAATCTGACTAAATTCCAGCCGAGCCGAGTCGGGTGTAATGCTTTCCTCACGTATTTGGGTATACAGCGACTGAAAGTGCTGGCAGTAAGTGTACAGGGTGGGCTCGTCTGAATTGCGGGTAATGACCTGCGACGAAGCGGCATTCAGCCCTCCGATCAGCACTGCCCCTAAAATACCCATTAACCGCATGCACGAAGTTACGTCAATCTTCACCGGATCGAATGTGGCTTATTCAATACGCCAAAAATACGCAAAGTAGTGCGACAGGTGAAGTAGCTGATGGTTAATCCGGTGGTCTTTGCGTATAAAACGGTATTGTTCCGCCATCAACCGGCAGTCGTATCAGGGACAGACGAGTTTGTAGAAGGTGTAACTCAGCGTGATCGCCGTGTACGTATAGCTATCCCGCAGGGCCGGGTTGCCCTGCGCCAGTTTATTGTTTGTCGTCCCGAACGTTCGTTCTCCCAGCGCATCGAGGTAATCATTGTTGGTGAACCGGGTTCCAAATTCAACGCCAACACTCCAGGGTCGTTTGATCTCGTATTTGAAACCAACACCAAGCGGGAAGCTCAGCACTCCTCTGGCCCGGATAACGTCATTGCGAAAATTACAGATACCCACGCCCCCAAACACGTAGGGCGTCCAGTTTTTTACTTTGGGAGAAGATTTGTAATTCAGGAAATTGTATTCCAGATCGACCGTTGCTTCGCCCAGATTGGTACGGAAAGAAAAATCCCGCGCCTGTTGAAACGGATCACTGCTCAGACGATCGGACCCACGTAGCACGCCTAGTCCGATGCCGGCCCGCATTGAGAACGATCGGGTTGCGTTATAGCGAAAGAACAGATTGGCACCCGGCGCAATAAACCGTGGGTTCAGACTGGGCGATACGTCTCCTTTGTACAGCATCCCACCAAGTCCCCCCCCCACTTCTATTTTCTGCGCCTGCGCTGTCGTGCTGATAAAAAGCCCGGCTACAAGCAGCCGGGCTAGTTTATAGTGTAATTGATTCATAAATACCTACGCAAGTACAAATGCTGACTCAGGCTTTTATCGGATCGGTGGACACTTGATCTTACTGGGGATAACGTACTGAATAGAAATGTTAGTCAGCAGGTATCCATCGTTCAGGTATCCATCAGCCCCCCGAGCAGGTTGAGTTGTTAATGCATCCTGAATTGCAGCCTGTAGATCGGGTGAACCGTTCGTAAACAAATCAGTCAACACCTGGTAGCGGTTCGGCGGATTGTTTTTGTATCGGGCGGCATTCTGTTCAAAACGCCGATCTCCCATTACGCGAGCCAGCCCTTCCAGACTGGTAGGATCAGCATAAGGACCGCCTACATCATCCAGATAATCCGTGAACGTATAACGGAATCCGATCTCAACACCAACGTTGAACATATCATTGATCCGATAGCGAGCGCCGATGCCAACTGGGATCGAAGCCGTTACCAGCGAATAAGGCTTGTCGCGCCCGGGCTGTCCCTGTCCTTCGGTGTGCAGAGGTTGTAATTTTACCCACTCCTGCGCGGCATATGGTTCATTATTAGGAGCTGCGGGTGTACGGGCTTCAGGGCTGTGGGCTACCAGTGCGATACCAGCGAAGAGGTAGGGTGTAATCTTAGCCCGCCGTTCGGGGCTGCGTCCATCCGGAATGAAGTTATAAATACCCGTTACGGCAAACTCCTTTAAGTCATTTCTAAAATGAAGATTACGGGTATATTGAACCAGATAATTTTGAATTCTATCCCGGTAAAAGGTATAGTCATCGCCAGTGATACGCGCCCAGGTAAATGAAGCACGAGCAGCAAAATTAGGCGTGAACTGGCGGGTATAGCCCAGGCCAACGTTCCAGCGTGGGAGGATAAACGTAGCCCGAATAGGCCGTTTATAGCCCGCTAGATCGCCGTAGTAATGCGATGAACCGGCGCCAAATGAAACCGATGAGTACGGCGTAAACTGGGTATTGGGTTTTCGTTGAGCCAGACCGCTGGAAGCAGAGCCAGCCAGCGCCAGAACTGTGGCCACGCCTGCTACCAGATACTTATATTTATTCATATGCGTTAAATACGTGAATCAACCATCTGAGCCCGAAGCCAGCCATTTCGGAAACGGCCGCCGAGTATATTTTATTGGCTCAGACACTAAAATTTATAAGCCTGTCAGCTCAATGTGCGGGCAAAATACATCAATTCTGTCAGCCCCGACTCAGCACAAAGGATCAAATGAAAATTTAATCCACTAATTCCGGATATCCCAGCCCCAATTTAGTTTGCTCCGCAGCGTATTCAGAAAATTGTCGTCGTTCAGTTTAACCAGCCGAGCTTTGAATGACTCTTTCTGCACGCTGATTCGCACCGACGTATCGACCGTAAACGAGCGGGAATCCAGAGCCGCCAGAAAATTCCCACTCCGACTTTCCACTTCAAACGACAACTGACAGGAGTCCATGACAATCATAGGCCGGACGTTGAGGTTGTGTGGACTGATCGGCGTGATAATGAAATTGTTGGTCTGCGGCAACAGCACCGGTCCCCCACAACTCAGCGAATAGCCGGTCGAGCCGGACGGCGTAGAAATAATCAGTCCATCCGCCCAGTATGAATTCAGAAATTCACCATCCAGATACGAATGAACCGTAATCATGGACGATGTCTGCGTCCGGGTAATCGTAAAATCGTTCAGGCCAAACGGCAGCTTGCCAAAAATATCCTGGCTCGATCGAACGCTCACCAGGGTCCGTTCATCAATCGAGTACTGCTCATTAAAGAGCGCATCGATCATTAATCGAACCGAAGCGGGCGCTACAGTCGCCAGAAAACCTAGCCGTCCAATATTAATGCCAATAATTGGAATCTGGTGCGGTCCAACGTGCGTGACGGCATCCAGAAGTGTACCATCCCCGCCGAGACTGAAGATAAAATCGGCGTCCGAAACGCCTTCGTCGATGCTGTACGTATCCTGGCTGTAGTGCGTAACGCCCGCATTATCAAGAAAATCGCGGTAATCCTGCGAAATGATGACCTCGGCCTGACGCTTGGCCAACTCGTCAAACATTGATTGAATGTAAGGCCGGGCCGATTCGGGAAAGTTGCGCCCGTGAATGGCAATTTTCATGAAGAAGAGCGAAAGGCATTGGGCGAGGGGAGAAGGGTAAAAGGTATTTCCTGTTTTCCCTTCTCCCCTCGCCCAATGCCCGTTGCTGATTTACGTATTTAAATACCGCAGCAGCGAGTCAAGCCGCTCCTGATCGATACTTTCCACCGGAGCGTTGGCAAAGGCTGCTTCGATCTGATAGCCAAATCGTTCAAGTGTCGATACAACCGGCGCAATTTCGCGTCGGTTGAGTTTCAGCGTCAGGCGGGAGCGGTCAGGCATTCCGTAGGCGGCACTGGCGTAATAGCTACTAATAATCTTGACGTTGTTCGACTCTACCAGACGGCTGATTTCGGCCATTGAATAGTCTCGTTCGTTCAGATTCAGGATCAGAATAGCGCCAGTTTCCTGCACGCCAAGTTCGCTGGCAAACTGCTTCAGCAACTCGGCCGTTGAGATGGTACCCGTAAATTCACCGCCTTCGCTGAGGACCGCCACCACGTCCATCCGGTTCTTGAGTGCCATGCCCAGGATCTCGAACAGGTGTTGCCCTTCATAAACGAACAGTTGATCAAACAGGTGCATGACGCTGCTCAGGGGCTGTTCGTCGGTTACTACGTCCATCAGCAGTTCTTCGCTGACGATACCCTGATATCCGGCCTGATCGGTGAGGACGAGTTGTCCGATACGATGTTCCTGCATCCAGTCGAGCGCCTGCCCAACGGTGTCGGTTGGTTTCAGGGCCGGGAGCATCGGGTCTATAAGTTCGGCAGCCAGCATAATCGATTAGCTTAGGGAAACGGTACTTGAAAAAACTACAGACGATTCGCCTTAGTTTCCGAAACTTAACGAAAAAGCCGGTTCCTCACAGCGCACGGCCGCAAATCATCCTTCTTTTTCGCCTGCCCAGCCCCTGTCTTCGGCGCTGGTTACACCGCCAGTTCGGTTACCGGGTGGCGAACGAGCCAGCTTTCCAGCAACGCATTGAATTGATCAGGGCACTCCATCATAGGTGCGTGGCAGCATTTATCGATGAAATGCAATTCAGAATCGGCAATCAGGCGGTTGAATTCGTGTCCTACCTCAGCTGGCGTAATCGTATCGTTCAGTCCCCAGACCAGCAGGGTTGGTACCTGAATCTGATAAAGATCTTTCGCTACGTTGTTCCGCTGGGCCGATTTGGCAATTCCTACAATGCTCATGCATTTAGGAATGCTGCTTGTAATCTCAAAAACTTCGTCGATCAGTTCTTTCGACGCTACTTTCGGATCGTAGAAGGTATAGGCAACCCGTTCGGCAATGTAGTCGTAACTGCCCCGTTTCGGGAACGAGCCGCCCATGCCGTTTTCGAACAGACCCGAGCTGCCGGTCAGCACCAGCCGCCGAACCTGGTCGGGTTTTTTGAACGCGTAGAGAAGCGCCAGGTGACCACCCAGCGAATTGCCGAGCAGCGTCATATCGGTCAGGTCTTTCTGGGCAACGAATTTTTCGATGAATGCTATTAAGCCTTCCAGACTAGCCTGTCGGATGGGCATTTCGTAGATAGGCAGCATAGGAATGATTACCCGGTACCGATCCGAAAAGGTGGTGATTACGCTATCCCAGTTGCTCAGGGCTCCAAATAACCCGTGCAGTAACAACAGTACTTCGCCCTGGCCTTCGTCTACGTACCGGAAGCCAGCCTCCTCACGAATTTGATAGTTCATACTCTTCTAGCCTTCTTAACGCGGTGGACACGTTTTTTCTGGTTAATAACACAAATTCAATCCAGTTTTTCAGCAGCCGGAGGCCGTGCTCGGTCAGGGCGGCCTCGGGGTGAAACTGTACGCCCCAGATGGGTAACGACCGGTGCCGCATCGCCATCAACTCTCCCCCATCGGTCACTGCCAGCGGTACAAGTGATGCTGGCAAATCCTTCAGCAGCAACGAGTGGTAGCGCGTTACCTTAAACGTAGCGGGTATGTTCCGCATCAGTACGTCCTGTTGCTCGAGTACCCGCACCGTCGACACTTTTCCGTGCATTGGCTGCAACGCCCGCTGCAGCCTGGCTCCGAAAAATTCACCTAACGCCTGATGCCCCAGACACACACCCAGTATCGGAACTTTTCCCTGGTACCGGGCAATCAGATCCAGTAACTGACCTGCCTGCCGGGGTGTTCCTGGCCCCGGCGACAGCACGACGCCATCAACGGGTTCCTCGTCAAACGCCTGCATCGACGCATTGTTTCGCACCACCCGACACGTGGCCCCTGCCTGATGCAGATAATCCACGAGCATATGGGTAAACGAGTCAAAATTATCGATCACCAGCAGGTTCATACTGCTATAACACAAACGAACACCACAAAATTAATGCTTTGCCAAAAAAATCAACAACTTAAAATAGCTACTATCTGACTAACAATATATTATCTTTTTATTAAATCCAAAAAATGCAAATTTTATAAAAAAAATACCACCTCCACTCTGGCTGCGCTGAAGCTTCCGGAAAGCACAGTCATTAATTTTGGCGTTTATTCACGGTATCGAATCAAACCATTTGCCCTATGACTACCGATTACCCCGTTATCATTGTTGGCGCTGGCATGGCTGGCCTTACTTGTGCTGTCTATCTAAAGCAGGCGGGTATTGATGCCCTACTCCTCGAGGCAGACGATGCTGCCGGTGGTCGGGTCAGAACGGACGTGGTGGATGGATTTCGGCTCGATCGAGGTTTTCAGATTCTGCTTACGGCTTACCCGGAAGCCCGGCGGTTGCTGAACTACACCGCCCTTGATTTGAAAGGATTTCGCTCGGGAGCGCTGATTCGCCAGCCCGATACAGACAAGCCGAACGCCTGGATCAGTATGGTCAATCCGTTTCAGGAACCGACTTCTGTATTTCAGACACTGGTCTCACCGGTAGGTACGATGGGCGATAAATTGCGCATTATCGAGCTGCTCCGCAAAACGCAGGAACTTCCTCTGGACGATCTGTTTCACCAGACGCCCACAACGACACTGGCGTTCCTGCGGGCAAACGGCTTCTCCGAGCAGATCATCGACCGTTTCTTCCGACCTTTCTTCGGCGGTGTTTTTCTGGAAGATGCACTCAATACGTCAAGCAATTTTTTTGAGTTCTGTTTCCGGATGTTTTTTACGGGCGGAGCCGCCGTACCGGCGCAGGGGATCGGTGCCATTCCGACGCAGTTGACCGGCCGTCTCTCACCCGATCAACTGCGGTTGAACAGCCCGGTAGACCGACTGGAGGGTCGCACCCTCACGCTCGGCAACGGCCAAACCCTTTCGGCCGATCACGTGATTCTGGCCGTCGATGCCGCGCAGGCAGCCCGCCTTACTGGTCATGCCATTCCCTCACAACAGGCGTTTACTCATACGACCTGTTCGTATTTTGCCGCCCCGGTCAGTCCTGATAACAAGCAACTATTGATGCTGAACCCACACCGGGCGTCGGCCGTGCATAATCTGGCCGTTGTCAGTGATGTAGCACCGGGCTACGCTCCTGCCAGGCAGTCACTGATTTCGGTGAGTACGCAGGGACTGGAAACGGTCAATGAAGAAGCGCTGACAGAACGTATTTTCCGCGAACTCACAACCTGGTTCGGGGAAGAGGTCAGCCAATGGCGTTATCTGCGCGCGTATCATATTCCGCAGGCACTACCGGCCTACACGCCCTATTCCGTGCATCAACCCCTGCAACTGGGCAACAACCTTTATCAGTGCGGAGACTGGACCGCCTACCCGTCACTCAACGCGGCTATGCAGACCGGACGGCAGGTTGCCGAATTGATTATTCACAAAGAGGGCTAACTTTCCCTCCTTACTCTGTTGGTTGCCTGATCGATTGCTTACTCTATGCGCGTACTGGTTCGTTACGTATTACCCCTGTTTATTGCGGTTCCCGTAGCGTTCGCGCTGTTGTATCCTCATCTGATACGTTGCGTATGGATAGACCGGTCGACTGATTTCATCCGCCTGCCCGACTCAACCGAACTGCACGTTCATACCAACGCAACAACGCGGCAGCTGCGCCAGCTCCGGGAACACGTGGCTACGGCCCGGCAACGTATCCGAGCGTTCTGGGGAGGCAGACAAGGTAAGGCTATTCTGATTTACTGCCCCCAGCAGGAGGTTTACGAACAATACTGCCTGGGTGGGGAGGGAGCCGGCTGTAGCCTGGGAACCCCCTGGGGAACGTCCTACCTCGTACTGGGACCCGACGGCAACAATCCGGACGTAATTGCCCACGAGTTGTGTCACGATGAGCTTTTTGCCCGGCTGGGCTGGTGGCGCGTCAAACGCCAGATTCCGCAGTGGTTCAACGAGGGGCTGGCCCTCATGGTCGACTATCGATTTACTGATCCGGCGGTTTGGCAGACAGACAGCTTATCGGCCGAGGATGTCCCCCCCCTGCGGAGACGCTATTTCTATCGGACGCCGATGCTAAAACTCACGGAGCTTGAAACAACCAAGGATTTTTTCGGGGGCAATTACCGGCACGTTATGCTTGCCTACCAGACAGCCGCCGAGGAAGTAGCCCGCTGGTTACGCCTTGTTGGGGCGCCGGGCGTTGCCAGACTAAGCCAGGCAATGATAGACGGGGCTGATTTTGCGCCTGCCTACCAGCAACTGGAACGTGAGGGTCGTAAGAAACTTAACAATCAGCCGTAAGTTCAGGAAAGTGCTACGACCCGCCCCGTTTGCTGTTTTTTGAGCAACTCCTGGGGTAACCGTAACAGAATTTCATCCCGCAGGGCGTTGATCAGACGTCGTTTCAGAAAACTCCGATGCGTTACCAGACTTACCTCCCGCACCGGCTGGGGAGAATCGAAAGAGCGCAGGCGTTCTTTCCGGACCGGGTCCAGATCAAGCGTAGCCAGGTAAGGCAATAAGGTGAATCCTTCCTGCCGGTCGATAAGCTTGATCAGCGTTTCCAGCGAACCGGTTTCGTAGCGTAGTCCGGCGTGGCTCGTTGGCAGACGATCTGTTCCGCAGAGATTCATGACCTGACTGCGAAAACAATGACCCTCGGTCAACAGCCACAGGCCATCGGTTTCCAACGAACCGGCATTCACCGTTTCTTTCTTGGCCATCGGATGCGAATTAGTCGTATAGACCACAAACGGCTCTTGAAACAGCGGCATTTCAGTAATGCCATTCTCCGACAGGGGTGTCACCACCAGCCCTACGTCGATCAGTCCGTTTTTTAACTGATCGATGATCTGTTCCGTAACCAGTTCCTGAATCTGCACCGATACCGCCGGATACCTCTCGACAAAATCCGTGATAAAGTACGGCAGCAGATAAGGGGCCAGCGTCGGGATAACACCAATGCGCAGGTCGCCCCGGAAATCTTCTTTCGATTCGCTGACGATCTCAGGAATCCGCTGGGCCGCCCGCAATACGTCCCGCGCCTGCGCCAGAATAGTTTTTCCGGTTTCCGTCGGTACAACCGGCTGTTTGGACCGATCGAACACCAATACGCCCAACTCATCTTCCAGTTTCTGGATCTGCATACTCAGCGTTGGCTGCGTTACGTGGCAAGCGTCGGCTGCGGTCGCGAAATGACGATACGTATCAACGGCAACAATATAATCGAGTTGGGACAGAGTCATGCTACACGAATAAGGTTATCAACAGCACCGATGCCTAGTATTATCAATAAAATTGATACAAATCTAAATTGCATCAAACTAAAGAAGACGATTCCTGTTCTAATTTTGTCGCAGAATCGTTGACGCATATGAAAACACGGTTACTCGTTGTTGTTTTCCTGGCGCTTAGCCAAGCCGCTGCACTGGCCCAAACCTCGAACTCGCCCAATCCGGCTGCACCGGGTTTCAACCGGGCCGGTTCCGACTTCCGCGCTATTCAGATTGCCGATCAGGTAATGGCGGCCATGGGTGGACGACAGGCCTGGGAAGACACACACCTGATTTCCTGGACGTTTCAAAGCCTTCGCCGGCTGGTATGGGACAAGTGGAATGGGCTGGTCCGGATCGATAATCTGCAGGATGACCAGACGGTCCTGCTTAATGTCAATAACGACCGGGGCCGCGTTTTTCGGCAGGGCCATGAAATTCTGGCGGCCGATTCACTTACTTTCTACCTGCGGCAAAGCAAGAACCGCTGGCTGAACGATACGTACTGGCTGGTGCTGCCCTTCAAATTAAAAGACCCCGGCGTAACGCTCAAATACTTGGGCAAACGCCCCAATCAAGCCGGAAAACCCTCCGATCTACTGCAGTTGACCTTCCGGCAGGCTCCCGACAAATTCTGGGTGTGGGTCGATCCGCAGCAGCACCTCGTGAATCAGTGGGCGCATTTCGCCAAAGCCACCGATACCCAACCGATGTTTACCGTTCCCTGGCTCGATTACGCACAATACGGCAGTATCCTGCTCTCCGGCGAGCGGGGGGAGCGCGATATAACGAACATCATGGTGTTTACGGGGCTGCCCGGCGAGGTATTCAGCGATTTTACCCGGACCGATCTGAGCCGTTACCCACAGGCTCATTAATGTAATACGTTTCACCGCAACTAACTTAATTCGAATCCTGTTTTCCCCGCATGGAAGCATCTGTTTTACCAGCACTTACTGTCGTTACACCAACTCGGTTTGGCAAAACGGGGGTGTTGATTGTTAATCTGGGTACCCCCGACAGCCCGTCGGTGCCAGATGTTCGCAAATACCTCCGCGAATTTCTGATGGATGGGCGCGTCATCGATATACCATTTATTCCCCGTTTTCTGCTCATCAACGGTATTATTGTTCCCTTTCGGGCGCCCAAATCAGCCAAAGTTTATAAGCAGCTCTGGAACGAAAACGGCTCTCCGCTGAAATATTACGGTCATATCGTTGAGAAGGAACTCCAGAAATCGTTGGGCGACGACTATGTCGTCAAACTGGCCATGCGTTACCAGAGCCCCAGCATCGAAGCGGGGCTGCGGGAATTTCAGCAGATGGGCCTGACCAACATTATCGTCATACCGTTTTTCCCGCAGTATGCGTCGGCCTCAACCGGCTCAGTCTACGAGAAAGTGATGGACATTGTGAAGGACTGGCAGGTCATTCCCGAAATTCGATTCATTAACCGCTTTCTGGAACACCCCAAGTTTATCGAAGGCTTTGTCCAGTTAGGCCGCAAGTACCTGGCGAGTTATGATTACGAGCATATCCTATTCAGCTACCACGGTCTGCCCGAGAGTCAGATCCGGAAAGGGGACGTAACGCATAACGTCTGCAAGTTTGGTGATTGCTGCGGTTCGCTGCACGCCATGAACCAGCACTGCTACCGGGCACAGTGTTTCGAAACGACCCGCCGTCTGGTGAAAGAACTGGGTATTCCCGAGGGTAAATACACTACCAGCTTTCAGTCGCGGCTGGGCAGTGATCCGTGGATTAAGCCTTACACCGACGATGTTATCAAGGAGTTAGCGGGCAAAGGTGTTAAAAGTGTCCTGGCATTCTCGCCTGCCTTCGTAGCCGACTGCCTGGAAACGACAATCGAGGTAGGCGTCGAATATAAGGAAATGTTCGAAGAACACGGTGGTCAGCACTGGCAGCTGGTCGAAAGCCTGAATGATAGCCCGATCTGGATCGAAACGCTGGTCGACCTGGTCAAAACAGCATAATGAGACAAACCGTAATAAAAAGGGATGACTACTGGGCCATCCCTTTTTTATTACGCCAGTAAGTTTATCTACCCGTAGCGGTTGTCGCTTTAGCCATCGACTTACCACCCTGTTCCATGTAGTCAACGGCCAGGTGGCAGAGGGATTTCATGCCCAGCACAAAACAGCTCTCGTCGATCTGGAAATCAGGGGTGTGATGCGGAGCGGCTTCCTCTACTTTTTTGCCTTTACTCATGCCGCCGAGGAAATAAAAGAAGCCCGGAATTTTTTCCTGGTAGAACGAAAAATCCTCAGCTCCCGTCTGCGCGGGCGTGATTTTCACGTTTGCTTTACCCGCCACGGCTTCCAGCGTCGGGACCATACGATCAGTCAACGTTGGGTCATTATACGTAGCTGGGTACATTATATTGATGTCTACGTCGGCTTTAGCGCCCGCGCTTTCGGCAATGTTTGTAGCAATCTCGTTGATACGTCTGTGTATCGTTTTCTGCATATTGGCATCCAGGGAACGAATCGTACCGATCATACTCACCTCTTCGGGAATGATGTTTTGCCGGATACCACCGTGAATAGCACCAACCGTCACAACGGCCGCGTTTTCAGTCAGGGGTAGATTGCGGCTCACGATGGTCTGGAGCCCCATTACGATCTGCGACGCCGTTACAATCGGGTCAACACCCGACCAGGGCGACGCCCCATGTGTTTGTTTCCCTTTCACCTTGATAGCATACGAATCGACAGCCGCCATGGTAGCGCCGGGCCGGTACTTAATCGTCCCAACTTCAGTTTGCGAATTAATATGCAGCCCGAAAATGGCGTCTACTTTCGGATTTTCGAGTACGCCTTCTTTCACCATCAGGTACGCTCCACCTTCTTCGCCCGTGGGAGCGCCTTCTTCGGCCGGCTGAAAAATAAATTTTATCGTTCCCTTCAGATCGCTCTTCACTGATGCCAGTATCTCGGCAGCGCCCATCAACATCGCTACGTGGGTATCATGCCCGCAGGCATGCATTACGCCTGTCGGCTGACCGTTGTATTCGGTTTTCACCGCCGATTTAAAAGGCAGGTCAACTCGCTCCGTTACGGGCAGGCCATCCATGTCGGCCCGTAGTGCCACAACGGGACCCGGTTTGCCTCCTTTTAACAGACCGACTACGCCCGTTTTGCCAACCCCGGTTTTTACCTCCATACCCAGCGATTGCAGATGGGCCGCCACTTTAGCCGCTGTCTGAAACTCCCGGTTACCTAGTTCAGGGTGTTCGTGTAGGTCCCGACGCCAGGTAACTACCTTTTTCTCAAGCCCTTCAGCCATTTTATCCATACGGGTACCCAGGGCTGCTATCTGCCCGAATGACGACAGGCTACAGACTGAACATGCACAAAAAAGTACAATATTTAAGTATTTTAATCTCATTTTATAAATAATTATATTTTTAGAAGTAAAGATTGAAAATTAAATATAAACCAAAATAAAATATTGATTCGTATTAATACTGGATTAATTTTGTAGCCTTAATTTCTACAGCTCAAAACAATTCATCAAGTACATTTATGAGAAAACTTCTATTAGGAAGTTGGCTGCTTACCGTACTGTTCTGTTTGCCG encodes:
- a CDS encoding M23 family metallopeptidase; its protein translation is MRLMGILGAVLIGGLNAASSQVITRNSDEPTLYTYCQHFQSLYTQIREESITPDSARLEFSQIMHGLQERFRSRANASQDSLQRDSLYRSGRYFAFPIRGYATSAIGGTHGEGYRGKGFDLFDYNVRGSHPAQDIFIADRNQDALDDRTSKPADVLAMSNGLVLAIETGWKPGSEYRGGNWIWVYDPTLHGLFYYAHNNEIYVTPGQWVQAGQKLADMGRTGYNAYKTRSPTHLHLMYLQIQPNGLPEPVNTYPWLLTAQVSK
- a CDS encoding DUF6089 family protein; this translates as MNQLHYKLARLLVAGLFISTTAQAQKIEVGGGLGGMLYKGDVSPSLNPRFIAPGANLFFRYNATRSFSMRAGIGLGVLRGSDRLSSDPFQQARDFSFRTNLGEATVDLEYNFLNYKSSPKVKNWTPYVFGGVGICNFRNDVIRARGVLSFPLGVGFKYEIKRPWSVGVEFGTRFTNNDYLDALGERTFGTTNNKLAQGNPALRDSYTYTAITLSYTFYKLVCP
- a CDS encoding DUF6089 family protein, with amino-acid sequence MNKYKYLVAGVATVLALAGSASSGLAQRKPNTQFTPYSSVSFGAGSSHYYGDLAGYKRPIRATFILPRWNVGLGYTRQFTPNFAARASFTWARITGDDYTFYRDRIQNYLVQYTRNLHFRNDLKEFAVTGIYNFIPDGRSPERRAKITPYLFAGIALVAHSPEARTPAAPNNEPYAAQEWVKLQPLHTEGQGQPGRDKPYSLVTASIPVGIGARYRINDMFNVGVEIGFRYTFTDYLDDVGGPYADPTSLEGLARVMGDRRFEQNAARYKNNPPNRYQVLTDLFTNGSPDLQAAIQDALTTQPARGADGYLNDGYLLTNISIQYVIPSKIKCPPIR
- a CDS encoding NAD kinase — protein: MKIAIHGRNFPESARPYIQSMFDELAKRQAEVIISQDYRDFLDNAGVTHYSQDTYSIDEGVSDADFIFSLGGDGTLLDAVTHVGPHQIPIIGINIGRLGFLATVAPASVRLMIDALFNEQYSIDERTLVSVRSSQDIFGKLPFGLNDFTITRTQTSSMITVHSYLDGEFLNSYWADGLIISTPSGSTGYSLSCGGPVLLPQTNNFIITPISPHNLNVRPMIVMDSCQLSFEVESRSGNFLAALDSRSFTVDTSVRISVQKESFKARLVKLNDDNFLNTLRSKLNWGWDIRN
- a CDS encoding CBS domain-containing protein, whose product is MLAAELIDPMLPALKPTDTVGQALDWMQEHRIGQLVLTDQAGYQGIVSEELLMDVVTDEQPLSSVMHLFDQLFVYEGQHLFEILGMALKNRMDVVAVLSEGGEFTGTISTAELLKQFASELGVQETGAILILNLNERDYSMAEISRLVESNNVKIISSYYASAAYGMPDRSRLTLKLNRREIAPVVSTLERFGYQIEAAFANAPVESIDQERLDSLLRYLNT
- a CDS encoding alpha/beta fold hydrolase → MNYQIREEAGFRYVDEGQGEVLLLLHGLFGALSNWDSVITTFSDRYRVIIPMLPIYEMPIRQASLEGLIAFIEKFVAQKDLTDMTLLGNSLGGHLALLYAFKKPDQVRRLVLTGSSGLFENGMGGSFPKRGSYDYIAERVAYTFYDPKVASKELIDEVFEITSSIPKCMSIVGIAKSAQRNNVAKDLYQIQVPTLLVWGLNDTITPAEVGHEFNRLIADSELHFIDKCCHAPMMECPDQFNALLESWLVRHPVTELAV
- a CDS encoding anthranilate synthase component II translates to MNLLVIDNFDSFTHMLVDYLHQAGATCRVVRNNASMQAFDEEPVDGVVLSPGPGTPRQAGQLLDLIARYQGKVPILGVCLGHQALGEFFGARLQRALQPMHGKVSTVRVLEQQDVLMRNIPATFKVTRYHSLLLKDLPASLVPLAVTDGGELMAMRHRSLPIWGVQFHPEAALTEHGLRLLKNWIEFVLLTRKNVSTALRRLEEYELSNS